A section of the Candidatus Omnitrophota bacterium genome encodes:
- a CDS encoding response regulator transcription factor, whose product MAGQKILVVEDDKHISKLVKYNLEKAGFDCIVTVTGEDALEALDRESVDLIILDIMLPKMDGFETCRHIKQDKKLSGIPIIMLTAKGEEVDKVVGFELGADDYVVKPFSPRELILRVKAILKRGKPKEEEKDILSVDKLTIDIPRHKVTVDKKEIKLTQLEFKLLVTLIKRRGRVQSRDALLEDVWDIASDVTTRTIDTHIKRLREKLGKSGKLIETVRGIGYRFNEGD is encoded by the coding sequence GTGGCTGGACAAAAAATTCTCGTAGTTGAGGATGATAAGCATATTTCCAAGCTTGTTAAATATAATTTAGAAAAGGCAGGTTTTGATTGCATTGTTACCGTAACCGGTGAGGATGCCTTGGAAGCCTTGGACCGGGAGTCAGTTGATTTGATAATACTAGATATCATGTTGCCTAAAATGGACGGCTTTGAAACATGTAGGCACATTAAGCAGGATAAAAAGTTGTCAGGCATTCCCATTATAATGCTTACGGCAAAAGGTGAAGAGGTAGATAAGGTGGTTGGTTTTGAGCTTGGGGCAGACGACTATGTTGTAAAACCTTTTAGCCCCAGAGAGCTTATCCTTCGCGTAAAAGCGATCTTAAAACGTGGGAAGCCCAAGGAAGAAGAAAAAGATATCTTAAGCGTTGATAAACTAACAATAGATATCCCGCGGCATAAAGTGACTGTTGATAAAAAAGAGATAAAGCTAACTCAGCTTGAATTTAAGCTGTTAGTCACCCTTATTAAAAGGCGGGGCCGGGTTCAATCAAGAGATGCGTTGCTTGAAGATGTTTGGGATATCGCTTCCGATGTTACCACACGTACCATAGACACGCATATAAAGCGCCTAAGAGAAAAATTGGGTAAGTCAGGAAAGTTAATTGAAACAGTAAGAGGTATCGGCTATAGATTCAACGAGGGAGATTAG
- a CDS encoding cell wall metabolism sensor histidine kinase WalK has translation MRINIQHKIALIFIIISAIILLGVFFYLSNNLKGYTYNRIKSNVSKQIALCKSYLSDIPLKDIASYDLDEIADKIGRDLDLRVTIIGLDGTVYGDSELDGDHLRRVENHLYRPEVQQALQSGIGESRRFSTTIKEDFLYIASVFDKNDTRMIIRLSIPLSEIEQLLNRLEHTLGFSLLAAFILAVLVSYLASYFISRPLKEISWASQDIAHGNYSKKISLSSNDEIGDLVSAFNYMSEQVKARIEEVNESKSRLEAVFLSMFEGVMVVDVSGSILLINKALKTLLRIEENPLERKPIEVIRNLQIQEIVDNTLHSNNGLISQEISTLLPEEKVLLVHATPIKKEGKTEGAVLVFHDVTNLRKLEKVRQDFVANVSHELRTPISSIKGYAETLLEGALKDKENAKDFLKIILSDSNRLATLIDDLLNLSKVESGKLAMETKPYKLLPLAEKVVASLKGQIDNKSIVIKMNIPKDIPDILADETRIKQVLLNLIDNAIKYNHPNGEISITACEINNFIKVDITDTGIGISDKDLPRLFERFYRVDKARSRELGGTGLGLSIVKHIISAHHGEVSVESILGQGSTFSFTIPKA, from the coding sequence TTGAGAATAAACATCCAACATAAAATTGCCCTTATTTTTATAATAATCAGTGCGATTATTCTTTTAGGCGTATTCTTTTACCTAAGTAATAATCTGAAAGGCTATACCTATAACAGAATAAAAAGTAATGTATCTAAACAGATTGCATTATGTAAATCTTATTTATCCGATATCCCTTTGAAGGATATTGCTTCATACGATCTAGATGAAATAGCTGATAAAATAGGCCGTGATTTAGATCTGCGAGTTACCATTATTGGGCTTGATGGCACTGTATATGGCGATTCAGAGCTTGATGGCGACCATCTGCGAAGAGTAGAAAATCACCTCTATAGACCTGAGGTTCAACAGGCTCTTCAGTCAGGAATAGGTGAAAGCAGGCGATTCAGTACTACCATTAAAGAGGATTTTCTTTATATAGCTTCGGTATTTGATAAGAATGATACCAGGATGATTATTCGTTTATCTATCCCTCTATCTGAAATAGAGCAGTTGTTAAATCGCCTAGAACATACTCTAGGTTTTTCACTTTTAGCGGCTTTTATCCTGGCAGTATTAGTTAGCTACTTGGCTTCATATTTTATTTCCCGGCCGCTTAAAGAAATATCCTGGGCTTCACAAGACATCGCTCATGGCAATTACTCTAAGAAAATCTCCCTTTCATCAAATGACGAAATAGGAGACTTAGTCTCAGCCTTTAACTATATGTCAGAGCAAGTAAAAGCGCGCATTGAAGAAGTAAACGAAAGCAAATCCCGATTAGAAGCTGTTTTTTTAAGCATGTTTGAAGGAGTAATGGTAGTTGATGTTAGCGGTTCAATTTTGTTAATCAATAAGGCGTTAAAGACTCTTCTTAGGATTGAAGAAAATCCATTGGAGAGAAAACCCATAGAAGTAATACGTAATTTACAGATACAAGAGATTGTCGATAATACATTGCATTCTAATAATGGGCTTATCTCGCAAGAGATATCAACCCTTCTTCCAGAAGAGAAGGTTTTATTAGTACATGCAACTCCAATTAAGAAAGAAGGAAAGACGGAGGGTGCTGTATTAGTGTTCCATGACGTAACAAACTTAAGAAAGCTTGAAAAAGTACGTCAAGACTTTGTGGCTAATGTATCCCATGAGCTCAGGACTCCCATATCCAGCATCAAAGGGTATGCCGAGACCTTGTTGGAAGGAGCCTTAAAGGATAAAGAAAATGCTAAGGATTTTTTAAAGATTATTCTTTCTGATTCCAACCGCCTGGCAACCTTGATAGATGATCTTTTGAATCTCTCCAAGGTAGAATCAGGTAAGCTGGCCATGGAAACAAAACCTTATAAATTACTGCCTCTCGCAGAAAAGGTTGTAGCGAGTTTAAAAGGGCAAATAGATAATAAGTCAATCGTAATAAAGATGAATATCCCTAAAGATATACCGGATATCCTCGCCGATGAAACAAGGATAAAGCAGGTTTTACTCAACCTTATCGATAATGCTATAAAATACAATCATCCCAATGGAGAAATTTCAATAACAGCTTGCGAAATAAACAATTTCATCAAAGTCGACATTACCGATACCGGCATTGGTATTTCCGATAAAGATTTACCGCGGCTTTTTGAGCGTTTTTATCGTGTGGATAAAGCTCGTTCCCGGGAATTAGGCGGAACAGGGCTTGGTCTTTCCATAGTTAAACATATTATCTCTGCCCATCATGGCGAAGTTTCTGTTGAAAGTATATTAGGCCAGGGCTCCACGTTTAGTTTTACCATCCCTAAGGCATAA
- a CDS encoding putative porin, with translation MRKISFVMIVGMLLSLFSSQQLYAGEIDVLVDKLVEKGFLTPVEAQIVLDETKHEVAKEVAKGESYALPKWVQNIKFKGDLRTRYQWEKQKGSEERHRGRIRFRLGSEMKVTEGLKVAAGLATGGTDPRSTNETLDNTFETPDIRLDYAYAQYVPVSWLTLMGGKIKGMPFWTPSDLLWDSDINPDGAAINLYHGLSSNIDGFFNAGLFILDEASSDTSDPFMYVLQPGVDIKLNDDINLKTAVAYYGFDNIKGSTLDHSSGTNSLSGSGLQYNYDSLGVSTELGFKNPLGIEALPYFALIGEYVNNFDPSSDNDGFLVGCAFGDKKVGKKGQWQGKYLYRRLERDAFLDTFPDSDFYGGETNAKGHEAIFQYGLLDNVILGLDYYYSEPIKGVTRNEEHLFQTDIVFKF, from the coding sequence ATGAGGAAGATTTCTTTTGTTATGATTGTTGGAATGTTGCTGAGCTTATTCAGTTCACAACAGCTTTATGCAGGAGAGATTGATGTTTTGGTGGATAAGTTAGTGGAAAAAGGATTCCTTACTCCTGTTGAGGCACAAATAGTTTTAGACGAAACGAAACATGAGGTTGCCAAAGAAGTAGCGAAAGGGGAATCGTACGCGCTTCCTAAGTGGGTTCAAAATATTAAATTCAAAGGAGACTTAAGGACTCGCTATCAATGGGAAAAGCAAAAAGGCAGCGAAGAACGGCACAGAGGACGTATTCGCTTTAGATTGGGATCTGAGATGAAAGTCACTGAAGGCCTTAAGGTTGCCGCAGGGCTTGCGACAGGAGGGACGGATCCTCGCTCGACAAATGAGACCTTGGATAATACCTTTGAAACGCCTGATATAAGGTTAGATTATGCTTATGCTCAATATGTGCCTGTATCATGGCTCACCCTTATGGGTGGAAAAATCAAGGGTATGCCTTTCTGGACGCCATCTGATCTTTTATGGGATTCTGATATTAATCCTGATGGAGCTGCCATCAACTTATATCACGGATTATCTTCAAATATAGATGGCTTCTTCAACGCAGGATTGTTTATTTTGGATGAGGCAAGCAGTGATACTTCAGATCCTTTTATGTACGTATTACAACCGGGTGTCGATATCAAGCTTAATGATGATATTAATCTAAAGACAGCCGTTGCTTATTATGGTTTTGATAACATAAAGGGAAGCACGCTTGATCATTCAAGCGGTACAAATTCTTTGTCCGGAAGTGGCTTGCAGTACAATTATGATTCTCTTGGCGTAAGCACTGAATTAGGATTTAAGAATCCTTTAGGTATAGAAGCTTTGCCTTATTTTGCTTTGATTGGTGAATACGTAAACAACTTTGATCCTTCTAGTGATAATGATGGTTTTTTAGTTGGTTGTGCATTTGGAGATAAGAAAGTAGGCAAAAAAGGGCAATGGCAGGGTAAGTACCTTTATAGGCGTTTAGAAAGAGATGCTTTTCTTGATACTTTTCCAGACTCAGATTTCTATGGTGGCGAAACTAACGCAAAAGGTCACGAAGCAATATTCCAATATGGACTGCTTGATAACGTAATATTGGGACTTGACTACTATTATTCTGAGCCTATTAAGGGAGTTACAAGGAATGAAGAGCATCTTTTCCAAACAGACATAGTATTCAAATTCTAA
- a CDS encoding phosphate ABC transporter substrate-binding protein: MKKHIRNLVLLVSVLSFAVTNVFAQEMIQVKGSDTLINLVQRLSESYMEENPGKFIAVTGGGSGTGIAALINGKCDIANASRLMKDKEIAQAQDGGINPKRIVVAIDGLCVITNLKNRTNKLTVDEVGKIFRGEITNWKEIGGDDVSITLYGRQSNSGTYEFLKDVVLKGDYSSRMRRMNGNAQIVEAVKQDISGIGYVGVGYVKEEKGLIVLDIAASAGGEYSSPLNLNDVKTGKYPITRPLNQYINGTPKGDARDFILFELSEEGQKIVEEEGFFSLPDEYSEFNNKALGI, translated from the coding sequence ATGAAGAAACATATTAGAAATTTAGTTTTGCTGGTGAGTGTATTAAGTTTCGCGGTTACTAATGTATTTGCTCAAGAAATGATTCAGGTTAAAGGGTCAGACACATTGATCAACCTGGTGCAAAGATTATCAGAAAGTTACATGGAGGAGAACCCGGGCAAATTTATTGCCGTTACCGGAGGCGGTTCGGGGACGGGAATCGCCGCATTAATTAATGGTAAGTGCGATATCGCGAACGCATCGCGTCTTATGAAAGATAAAGAGATCGCCCAGGCTCAAGATGGCGGTATTAATCCAAAAAGAATCGTTGTTGCGATAGACGGATTATGCGTTATCACTAACTTAAAAAACCGAACCAATAAGCTTACCGTGGATGAAGTGGGTAAGATTTTCCGTGGGGAGATTACTAACTGGAAAGAGATAGGTGGGGATGATGTATCAATTACTCTCTATGGCAGGCAATCAAATTCAGGAACGTACGAATTCTTAAAGGACGTGGTTTTAAAGGGTGACTATTCGTCAAGAATGAGAAGGATGAATGGGAATGCCCAAATAGTTGAGGCCGTAAAACAAGATATATCGGGAATAGGTTATGTCGGCGTAGGCTATGTAAAGGAAGAAAAAGGATTAATAGTTCTTGATATTGCAGCTAGCGCAGGTGGAGAATACAGCAGTCCTCTTAACCTTAATGATGTAAAAACAGGAAAATATCCGATTACAAGGCCCTTAAATCAATACATCAATGGTACACCTAAGGGTGATGCGCGTGATTTTATTCTTTTTGAGTTGAGCGAAGAAGGGCAGAAAATAGTTGAAGAAGAAGGATTTTTTTCTCTGCCTGATGAATATAGCGAATTCAATAATAAAGCACTGGGCATATAA
- the pstC gene encoding phosphate ABC transporter permease subunit PstC: MTNLKERIIHGVFLINGLLVVMVLLGIFGLLVFTSIPAFKEIRIGEFLFSTNWNPTSYVKPAYGIVPMLVSTFMVTLGALFIAIPLGIGTAAYLSDVANQRVREIAKPIIEILAGIPSVVIGFLGIVLVGPFISKIFGLHNGLNALNGAILLAVMALPTIISLSEDALKSVPKAYQHASLALGATHWQTLVKVKIPAALSGIIAAVMLGMGRAIGETMTVLMATGCAPAMPRSFLDSVRTMTSTIAIELGEVPYNTTHYYALFGVGLTLFIITFLVNMVSDIILHRHERLMK, encoded by the coding sequence TTGACCAATTTAAAAGAAAGAATTATCCACGGTGTTTTTCTGATTAATGGGCTATTGGTTGTGATGGTGCTTTTAGGGATCTTTGGGTTGCTTGTTTTTACCTCAATCCCAGCATTTAAAGAGATACGCATAGGAGAATTTCTATTTAGTACCAACTGGAACCCTACTTCCTATGTAAAGCCAGCCTACGGGATTGTTCCTATGCTTGTCAGCACTTTTATGGTTACCTTGGGGGCGCTGTTTATCGCAATTCCTTTAGGTATAGGCACGGCAGCTTATTTATCGGACGTAGCCAACCAACGTGTCAGAGAAATCGCTAAACCTATTATTGAAATATTGGCAGGAATCCCTTCGGTTGTTATAGGATTTCTAGGCATTGTTTTAGTGGGTCCTTTTATTTCTAAGATATTTGGGCTACATAACGGATTAAATGCTCTTAACGGAGCAATCCTTTTAGCTGTTATGGCTCTTCCAACGATAATCAGCTTATCCGAAGACGCACTCAAAAGCGTTCCTAAAGCCTATCAGCATGCCTCATTGGCTTTAGGCGCGACACATTGGCAAACACTTGTAAAAGTGAAAATTCCTGCTGCTTTATCTGGAATAATCGCCGCGGTGATGCTTGGAATGGGAAGAGCCATAGGTGAGACGATGACCGTTCTGATGGCAACCGGATGCGCTCCGGCTATGCCGAGAAGCTTTTTGGATTCTGTTCGCACAATGACTTCGACTATCGCTATTGAATTAGGCGAGGTGCCTTACAATACGACGCACTACTACGCGCTTTTTGGTGTGGGATTGACTCTTTTTATTATTACTTTCTTAGTGAATATGGTTTCGGACATTATCCTACATAGACACGAGAGGCTTATGAAATGA
- the pstA gene encoding phosphate ABC transporter permease PstA: MNKKHFKELMGFILLKICISIIGLILIIILYDIISKGAGKISWEFLTSMPRKGMTEGGILPAIVGTVMVTAITAILSVPLGMGCAIYLNEYAKDNKITRLIRMSIRNLSGVPSIVYGLFGVVLFVQLMHIGTCILAAGLTLGLMTLPWTITASEEALKNVPNSYRDGALALGASKWQAIRTNVLPYAIPGMLTGTILGLARAAGETAPILFTGAAFYLPFLPKSLFTQFMALPYHLYIMSTQHHAIAKVRPIAYGTALVLIVLVFTMNLSAIILRYQLRKRRLE, from the coding sequence ATGAACAAAAAACACTTTAAAGAACTTATGGGATTTATATTGCTCAAGATTTGCATAAGCATTATCGGTTTAATACTGATAATCATACTTTACGATATTATAAGTAAAGGCGCTGGAAAAATATCTTGGGAGTTCCTTACATCTATGCCCAGAAAAGGAATGACAGAAGGCGGTATATTACCTGCTATCGTAGGTACAGTTATGGTTACGGCAATTACCGCGATTCTATCAGTCCCCTTAGGTATGGGTTGTGCCATTTATCTCAATGAATACGCTAAAGATAATAAGATAACAAGATTGATCCGAATGTCGATACGAAACCTCTCTGGGGTTCCTTCGATTGTATACGGTTTATTTGGAGTAGTACTTTTTGTGCAATTGATGCATATCGGAACATGTATCTTAGCGGCAGGGTTGACATTAGGCTTAATGACCTTGCCATGGACAATTACCGCAAGCGAAGAAGCATTAAAGAATGTGCCAAATTCATATAGAGATGGAGCATTAGCTTTGGGGGCTTCAAAATGGCAGGCTATTAGGACGAATGTTTTGCCGTATGCGATTCCCGGTATGCTTACGGGGACTATTCTAGGATTAGCTCGAGCAGCCGGAGAGACAGCTCCAATATTATTTACCGGAGCAGCGTTTTATCTGCCTTTTCTACCAAAATCCTTGTTTACGCAGTTTATGGCGTTACCCTATCATCTTTATATAATGTCAACGCAACACCACGCAATAGCGAAGGTAAGACCAATTGCTTATGGAACAGCACTTGTATTGATAGTATTAGTTTTTACGATGAATTTGTCAGCAATAATCCTAAGGTATCAATTAAGGAAGCGCAGACTGGAGTAG
- a CDS encoding phosphate ABC transporter ATP-binding protein — protein MDVKIKSENLNFYYNEVQALKDISMDILPNKVVGIIGPSGCGKSTFLRSINRMNDVIFGAKSEGKLLIDGKNIYDPDVDVVQIRRRVGMVFQKSNPFPKTIFDNVAYGLRVNGIKDKEYVIQKVEKSLKDAALWNEVKDRFSKSAFDLSGGQQQRLCIARALAVEPEVLLMDEPASALDPTATLKIEELIQELKKKYTIIIVTHNMQQAARISDYTAFFMMGELVEYDITSKIFTKPSKKITEDYITGRFG, from the coding sequence ATGGATGTTAAGATAAAATCGGAGAATCTTAATTTTTATTACAATGAAGTACAAGCTTTAAAAGATATTTCTATGGATATCTTGCCGAACAAAGTTGTTGGCATTATAGGGCCTTCAGGGTGCGGGAAATCCACTTTTTTACGTAGCATAAACCGTATGAATGATGTTATCTTCGGTGCCAAATCTGAAGGTAAGCTCCTGATAGATGGGAAGAATATTTATGATCCTGACGTTGATGTTGTTCAAATTAGAAGAAGAGTGGGAATGGTTTTCCAAAAGTCCAACCCATTTCCTAAAACAATTTTTGATAATGTTGCGTATGGCCTAAGAGTAAACGGAATAAAAGATAAGGAGTATGTTATCCAAAAGGTGGAAAAGAGCTTAAAAGACGCGGCCCTTTGGAATGAAGTGAAAGACAGGTTTTCCAAAAGCGCTTTTGATTTATCCGGCGGACAACAGCAGAGATTGTGTATTGCCAGAGCGTTGGCAGTCGAACCCGAAGTATTGTTGATGGATGAACCAGCTTCCGCGTTGGATCCTACAGCTACGCTGAAGATAGAAGAGCTAATTCAAGAATTAAAAAAGAAATACACGATTATAATAGTTACTCACAATATGCAACAAGCAGCGCGCATATCTGATTATACAGCTTTCTTTATGATGGGAGAGTTGGTAGAATATGATATTACAAGCAAAATTTTTACTAAGCCATCCAAGAAAATTACCGAGGATTATATAACAGGAAGATTTGGATAA
- the phoU gene encoding phosphate signaling complex protein PhoU, which produces MKRHFDEDLKKLNTDILKMATLAEEAIFKSIEALKNRDKELAQSVIQEDKSVDELELTVEEIAIDLLALKQPLARDLRFITTGMKINAELERIADLAVNIAQRVLELSDKPILKPLIDIPKLTDVARKMVKDVIDAFVNSDETLARKVILSDSEADNLRNLIQEELINDYMSKDASTATRAVPLLLIARHLERICDHATNIAEDVIYMVQAKVVKHHPEKLKNNK; this is translated from the coding sequence ATGAAGAGACATTTTGATGAAGATTTAAAAAAATTAAATACGGATATTCTAAAAATGGCTACACTTGCGGAAGAGGCAATCTTTAAATCGATAGAGGCCTTAAAGAACAGAGATAAAGAATTGGCGCAATCCGTAATCCAGGAAGACAAAAGCGTTGATGAACTGGAATTAACCGTAGAAGAAATTGCCATTGATCTTCTGGCCTTGAAACAGCCGCTGGCACGAGATTTAAGGTTTATCACTACAGGAATGAAAATCAATGCCGAACTGGAAAGAATAGCGGATCTTGCTGTCAATATCGCTCAGCGTGTTCTTGAACTCTCAGATAAACCGATATTGAAACCTCTTATTGATATTCCTAAACTGACCGATGTTGCAAGAAAAATGGTAAAAGATGTTATTGATGCTTTTGTCAATAGTGATGAAACCTTAGCAAGAAAAGTAATACTTTCCGATTCGGAGGCTGATAATTTGAGGAATTTAATTCAGGAAGAGCTCATCAATGATTATATGAGTAAGGATGCTTCAACCGCTACCCGGGCAGTTCCGCTTCTTCTAATAGCCCGCCATTTAGAAAGGATTTGTGACCACGCAACCAACATTGCTGAAGATGTTATATATATGGTTCAGGCCAAGGTCGTGAAACACCATCCGGAGAAGCTCAAAAATAATAAATAA
- a CDS encoding metalloregulator ArsR/SmtB family transcription factor, with protein MNHLLIRDLDKTVKASADANRIRILCMLQDKKMCVCEIAFVLNIAQPSVSRHLKKLKAAGFISSENEGLWTNYYLCPQNSYAKNFIRNLNSWIISDEIIAQDKKKADKADREKLCCPPAPLKKE; from the coding sequence ATGAATCATTTATTAATTAGAGATTTAGACAAAACAGTAAAAGCCTCGGCAGACGCTAACCGTATAAGAATTCTGTGTATGTTGCAGGACAAAAAGATGTGTGTCTGCGAGATCGCTTTCGTATTAAATATTGCCCAGCCCAGCGTGTCCAGGCATCTTAAGAAATTGAAAGCGGCGGGGTTTATCTCCAGTGAAAATGAGGGATTGTGGACGAATTATTATTTATGCCCTCAAAACTCTTACGCGAAGAATTTTATCAGGAATTTGAATTCATGGATTATTTCCGATGAAATTATTGCTCAGGATAAAAAGAAAGCCGATAAGGCGGATAGAGAAAAGCTCTGCTGTCCGCCTGCCCCGTTAAAGAAAGAATAA
- a CDS encoding permease produces MKESRKFLLMVAAFLACFYLPVELLPFRNPIFEALALVRWYAREHVLLCLVPAFFIAGAISVFVSQASVIKYFGAKANKFLAYSVASVSGTILAVCSCTVLPLFSGIYKRGAGLGPATAFLYSGPAINVLAIIMTARILGWELGLARAVGAILFSVAIGLLMHFIFINEERVRHATGDFVAGDIKEGRPLFQNALYFASMVGFLVFANWSKPEGAAGLWAVIYSVKWYISAGFLVLIGIMLVRWFKKEEITNWVSASWTFAKQIMPLLLVGVVVAGLLLGRPGHEGFIPSWIIAKAVGGNSLLSNFLASIVGAFMYFATLTEVPILQGLIGSGMGKGPALALLLAGPALSLPNMLVIRGVIGTKKTIVYVSLVVVMATISGILFGVIVS; encoded by the coding sequence ATGAAAGAATCAAGGAAGTTCTTATTAATGGTTGCGGCATTCCTGGCATGTTTTTACCTGCCGGTTGAGCTTTTGCCTTTCAGAAATCCTATATTTGAGGCATTGGCGCTGGTTCGGTGGTACGCGAGAGAACATGTCTTGCTTTGCCTTGTACCCGCTTTTTTTATTGCCGGAGCTATTTCCGTTTTTGTCAGTCAGGCTTCAGTAATCAAATATTTCGGTGCTAAAGCTAATAAATTTCTTGCTTACAGTGTTGCTTCTGTTTCAGGGACAATACTCGCGGTTTGTTCATGCACTGTTTTGCCGTTATTCTCCGGTATTTATAAGAGGGGGGCTGGTTTGGGGCCCGCTACTGCTTTTCTCTATTCAGGGCCCGCAATAAATGTATTGGCTATCATCATGACCGCCCGGATACTGGGCTGGGAACTTGGCCTTGCCAGAGCCGTAGGAGCGATCCTTTTTAGCGTTGCCATAGGGCTTCTCATGCATTTTATTTTTATTAATGAAGAAAGGGTGCGCCACGCGACAGGCGATTTTGTTGCCGGTGATATAAAAGAGGGAAGGCCCCTCTTTCAAAATGCGCTATACTTTGCCTCCATGGTCGGATTCTTGGTATTCGCCAACTGGTCAAAGCCGGAAGGGGCCGCAGGGCTTTGGGCCGTTATTTACTCTGTAAAATGGTATATTTCAGCGGGTTTTCTCGTGCTTATAGGTATAATGCTTGTCCGCTGGTTTAAAAAGGAAGAAATTACGAATTGGGTTTCCGCCTCATGGACATTTGCCAAGCAGATAATGCCGCTTCTGCTTGTAGGCGTAGTTGTAGCTGGATTACTTTTAGGACGGCCGGGACATGAAGGGTTTATCCCGTCATGGATAATCGCAAAAGCTGTGGGCGGTAATTCCCTACTATCTAATTTCCTTGCTTCAATTGTTGGTGCTTTTATGTATTTCGCCACACTTACTGAAGTTCCGATATTACAGGGCCTTATCGGTTCAGGTATGGGCAAAGGGCCTGCCTTAGCACTTCTTTTAGCCGGACCCGCGCTCAGTTTACCGAACATGCTTGTTATACGAGGTGTTATAGGCACAAAGAAAACCATCGTTTACGTCAGTCTTGTTGTGGTCATGGCAACGATAAGCGGAATATTATTCGGAGTTATTGTCAGTTAA
- a CDS encoding TM0996/MTH895 family glutaredoxin-like protein — MKIEILGVGCPKCKQLTANAEAAVKELNIQAEIGKVTDIDKITEYGVMMTPGLAIDGKVVSSGKVLNKNEIKSILSGGGCEKNNSGSCGCYGN, encoded by the coding sequence ATGAAGATTGAAATATTAGGAGTAGGGTGCCCTAAATGCAAACAGCTTACGGCGAACGCTGAGGCGGCTGTGAAAGAATTAAATATTCAAGCCGAGATTGGCAAGGTCACGGACATTGATAAGATTACCGAGTACGGTGTCATGATGACGCCCGGGCTTGCCATTGACGGCAAGGTGGTTTCATCCGGGAAAGTTCTCAATAAGAATGAAATCAAATCAATCCTTTCAGGAGGCGGATGTGAGAAAAATAATTCAGGTTCTTGCGGTTGTTACGGCAATTAG
- a CDS encoding sulfite exporter TauE/SafE family protein: MELLIAFGSALWLGILTSISPCPLATNIAAVSFLSKKIAHPFMVFVSGLGYTLGRMVAYAALGWVIISSLLSIPQAAQFLQKYMVKALGPILIITGLILLEVIKLKLSGFTLSQKHHNKLVESGAPGAFLLGLIFALAFCPVSAGLFFGSLIPLALNSEVGTLLPFVYGVGTGLPVLIFALAIALGVTSLSHWFHRITKIEFYTRRITGIIFIFVGLYYSGIHILKLF; this comes from the coding sequence ATGGAGTTGTTAATCGCTTTCGGTTCTGCTTTATGGCTGGGGATATTGACTTCTATCAGCCCATGTCCTTTGGCTACAAATATCGCGGCGGTGTCATTTCTTTCAAAAAAGATTGCTCACCCATTTATGGTTTTCGTTTCAGGGCTTGGTTATACGCTGGGCAGGATGGTTGCTTATGCGGCGCTTGGATGGGTAATTATCAGTTCTCTTTTGAGCATTCCGCAGGCCGCGCAGTTTTTGCAAAAATATATGGTCAAAGCCTTGGGGCCTATTTTGATAATTACGGGTCTCATTTTATTGGAAGTTATTAAGCTTAAATTATCTGGATTTACGTTATCACAAAAACATCATAACAAACTCGTTGAATCCGGAGCGCCAGGGGCTTTTCTTTTAGGATTGATTTTCGCGTTAGCTTTTTGTCCGGTTTCAGCGGGGCTGTTTTTCGGCAGTCTCATTCCTTTGGCGCTCAATAGTGAAGTCGGGACATTATTGCCATTTGTCTATGGAGTAGGGACAGGTCTGCCGGTGCTTATATTTGCATTAGCTATTGCTTTAGGGGTTACCTCTCTGAGCCATTGGTTTCACCGGATCACGAAAATTGAATTTTACACTCGAAGAATTACAGGGATTATCTTTATTTTTGTTGGATTGTATTATTCCGGAATTCATATCCTGAAGTTATTTTAG